A genomic region of Alicyclobacillus sp. SO9 contains the following coding sequences:
- a CDS encoding sulfocyanin-like copper-binding protein codes for MFNKSNSGHSTLKIPQWSHISITVTLLSLALTGCASHNSTSKTGTKTSQSSPSSHSTGSPASKWMTVDSSTHTVTLKMNGAMNGRLNFNGYANGFMTITVPVNWHVHVQFVNKGQLHNSAMIAPIAAVKKKTPPKPAFSGAAIKNASKGIPSGASASFSFIANKPGKYAIMSGVTGYGTSGMWDHFNVSSVKSPSLTVKNG; via the coding sequence TTGTTCAATAAATCTAACAGCGGTCACAGCACGTTGAAGATCCCGCAGTGGTCTCATATCAGTATCACCGTCACCTTGCTTTCCCTGGCACTGACGGGGTGTGCGTCTCACAATTCGACGTCCAAAACTGGTACAAAAACATCACAGAGTTCACCCTCGTCCCACAGCACCGGCTCACCCGCTTCGAAGTGGATGACGGTAGATTCATCCACCCACACTGTTACTTTGAAAATGAACGGTGCCATGAACGGAAGATTAAACTTCAATGGCTACGCTAACGGTTTTATGACGATTACTGTGCCGGTAAACTGGCATGTACACGTTCAATTTGTAAACAAGGGGCAACTGCACAACAGTGCGATGATTGCGCCAATTGCAGCAGTGAAGAAAAAGACTCCGCCGAAGCCTGCGTTTTCTGGCGCGGCAATCAAAAATGCAAGCAAAGGTATTCCAAGCGGTGCAAGCGCCTCTTTTAGTTTCATTGCAAACAAACCAGGCAAGTACGCCATCATGTCAGGCGTGACCGGTTACGGGACTTCCGGGATGTGGGATCACTTTAACGTATCCTCTGTGAAATCACCCTCATTGACAGTCAAGAACGGTTGA